GACGATTGCCCAGACGCCGCGCATCGATCTTGCAACCGCGATCCAGGCGTCGCTCGGTCAGATCGGCGTGAAGATCAATATCATGCAGGGCAATGGTGCGGATATCATCGCCGCGCACCGAGCGCGAGATTTCGATCTCCTGATCCCGCAAACCGGGGCCTATATGCCGAATGTTCTGGGCGCGATGGAGCAATTCTCGAGCAATCCGGACAATTCGCTGAAGGCCAATAATGCCGGCAACTTCGTATGGCGTTCCAGCTGGGACATTCCCGAGCTGACCGCCATCACGGCCAAGGCAGCGATGGAGCCGGACGCGAAGAAGCGCGGAGCGCTTTACGTTGAGATGCAGGAAATGTTCGTTGCCCAGAAGCCTGCTGTTCTGCCGCTTTTCGAACGCTACGAACCGATCGTCCTGACGAGCCGTGTGCAGGGCTATGTCGGGCATCCGAGCCAGACGACACGTCTGGAAGGTGTCACGAAGACCGATAAGTAACTTAACGTCAGGTCAGGCAGCCGATCATGAAGGAACTTTCGTTAGGCGAACTGGGACGACGACTTCTCCATCTGATCGTCAGCCTGTTCATCCTGTTGTGCGTCACCTTCGTGATCGGCCGCGTCATGCCGACCGATCCGGTCGGGGCCATTGTCGGCGAACTCGCCGATCCGAAAGCCTACGAGGCCATGCGCGTCAGGCTTGGCCTCGATTTGCCCCTCTACCAGCAATTCTTCGTCTATGTCTGGGGACTGCTGCACGGCGACATGGGCACGGCCATCCTGACCGGCAACGCGGTCACCAAGGACCTGTCCCAGGCATTCCCCGCAACGCTGGAACTTGCGACGCTCGCGGTGTTGATTTCCACTCTGATCGGCGTTCCTCTCGGCCTGGCGGCCGGTCTTTTCAGGGATAGCGCGATCGACAAGTTCGCCCGAGTCTTCGCGCTGGTCGGACATTCGATCCCGGTCTTCTGGTTCGGTATCGTGGGGTTGGTCATCTTCTATGCAGGCCTCAATCTGGTCGGCGGGCCGGGCCGCGTCGATGTCTTCTACGAAGGCCTGATCGAGCCGACCACGGGACTGATGCTCGTCGACACCCTGCTCGAAGGCGAGACCGAGATATTCTGGAACGCCCTGTCGCACATCATCCTGCCGGCCTGCATCCTTGCCTATATGGCCATGGCCTATATCACGCGCATGACCCGTGCGTTCACGCTGGAGCAGCTCAATCAGGACTATGTCATCGCCGCACGCGCCAAGGGCGTCGGTCCGGTCCGCACCGTCATCAGCCACGTCCTGCCCAATATCGCCGTTCAGCTGATCACCGTGCTCGCGATCTCCTACGGCAACCTCCTGGAAGGCGCCGTGGTGACGGAGATCGTATTTTCATGGCCGGGCATCGGTCAGTACATGACCAATGCCCTGATGATCGGCGACATGAACGCAATTCTCGCGGCGACCATCATTGTTGGTTTCATCTTCATGCTGCTGAACTTCGTTGCAGACATTGCCTACGCGCTTCTTGATCCGCGTACCCGGGAGGCCGCACGATGAGCAATATCGTCCAGGACGAGGCCATCATTCGGCCGCCAGCAATCGGTACCAGGATATGGAACTCGACCTCCCGTATTCTGCACAAGCTCGCCGACGAACCGCTTGGCATGATGGGGTTCATCATCCTCGCTATCCTGGTTGTGGTCGCGATCTTTGCGCCGCTGATCGCGCCTTACGATCCCGCGGCCCAGACATTGAGCGACGCGCTTCAGCCTCCGAGCTTCGCGCATCTCGCCGGCACGGACGAATTCGGGCGCGATATCTTCAGCCGCCTCGTCCACGGCACGCGCATCACGATCCAGACGGTCCTCTCCGTCTCGGTGATTGTCGGTCCGATCGGCCTGGTGATCGGGGTTGTCGCAGGCTTTTTCGGCGGACGCACCGATGCCATCCTGATGCGAGCCACCGATATAGTCCTGTCGTTTCCGTCCTTGATCCTGGCGCTTGCTTTCGCCGCTGCTCTCGGGGCAGGTTTGGGAACCGCGATCGTTGCCATTTCGCTGACGGCCTGGCCACCGATCGCCCGGCTCGCACGCGCGGAAGCGCTCGTCGTGCGCAATGCGGATTACGTGGCGGCGGCCCGCCTTTATGGCGCCTCACCCTTGCGCATCCTGTTTCTCTATATCGCTCCGATGTGTATTCCGTCTGTGATCGTGCGGCTGACGCTCAACATGGCAGGCATCATCCTGACGGCAGCTTCCCTCGGCTTCCTCGGTCTCGGCGCGCAGCCGCCGCTGCCGGAATGGGGCGCGATGATTTCCAGCGGGCGAAAATTCATGCTCGATTATTGGTGGGTCGCGGTGATGCCCGGCGTCGCCATTCTGTTGACCAGCCTTGCCTTCAACATCGCCGGAGACACGCTTCGCGATCTATTGGACCCGCGCCATGCCAGATCTTGATGAAACGCCTGTCCTCTCCGTTCGCAACCTGAACGTCCGCTTCGGCCGAAACTCCATTCCGGCGGTTTCCAATGTCAGCTTTGACGTGGGGCGGGAGCGCATCGGCATCGTCGGCGAATCCGGGTCGGGCAAATCGACCACCGGCCGCGCCATCATGCGGCTCTTGCCGCAGCGCGCCGGCGTGACCGCCGAGCGGATGGATTTCCTCGGCAGCCCGTTGCTGGAAAAGACCGAACGGCAGATGGGAGGTCTTCGCGGTAAAGACATCGCCCTGATCATGCAGGATCCGCGTTATTCGCTGAACCCTGTTCTGACCATCGGAAAGCAGGTTGCCGAGGCTGCAAAGCTGCATCTTGGCGTCGGCGGCAAGGATGCCGTCGCGCGCGCCCGCGACATGCTGGCGAGAGTGCGCATCAACGACCCCGATCGCGTCTTGTCTCTTTACCCCCACCAGATATCCGGCGGCATGGGCCAGCGCGTGATGATTGCGATGATGCTTCTGGCACGCCCCAAGCTCGTGATCGCCGATGAACCGACCTCTGCGCTCGACGTCAGCGTACGCAAGGACGTTCTGATGCTGCTTGATGAACTGGTGCGGGAGAACAATTCCGGCCTGATCCTTATCAGCCACGACATCCGCATGGTCGCGGCTTTTTGCGAGCGCATTCTGGTCATGTATAGCGGCCGCGTCGTCGAAACGCTGAGCAGGCTCGAAGATGCGGCGCATCCCTATACCCGAGGCCTGATAGCCGCGATGCCGGATCCCAAACATCCCGTCAGGCGTTTGAAAGTCCTCGATCGCAAGTCCATCGAAGTGGAGACCAATCCATGATCAAGGTCGAAAACCTCGATGTCGTCTATGGCTCCAAGGATAAAAGCAATCATGTCGTACGCGGTGTCAGCTTCGCCGTGAGCCGCGGCGAAACGCTCGGCATCGTCGGTGAATCCGGTTGCGGCAAATCGACGGTACTGCGCTCGCTTGCCGGTCTCGAGGGCGCATGGACAGGATCGATATCGTTTGACGGCAAGCCGGTCGGCAAGGTGCGGACACGCGACGAGTTGAAGCTTGCCCAGATGGTGTTCCAGGACCCCTACGGCTCACTGCATCCGCGCCACCGCATCGGAACCGCCCTCGCCGAGCCGATCAGGTCGATGGGCGCTGGCGACGGTTGGACAAGGGTCGCGGAGGCACTGCAACAGGTCGGCTTGCCGGCGCATTTCGCCAGCCGTTTCCCGCATGAACTTTCCGGCGGCCAGCGTCAGCGAGTAGCGATCGCACGCGCACTGATCCTGTCGCCGCCGATCCTGCTTCTCGACGAGCCGACCTCGGCGCTCGATGTCTCGATCCAGGCGGAGGTACTCAATCTCCTGGCAGACCAGCGGGAGGAGCGCAATCTGACGTTCATCCTTGTCAGTCACGATCTGTCCGTCATCTCCCACATGTGTGATCGGGTCCTCGTCATGCAGAATGGCGTATTTGTCGACGAACTCACCAGGCAGGATCTGCAGGCGGGCGTGACCCACGCGAGCTATTCCCGCGAGCTCTTCGACGCTAGCTTCTTGTAGCCCACCCACTCCGAACCGGCGGTCTCTCGGACGGGAAGATCGCTCGGCTGGCGACTGGCACCGGCGCGACAGGTTCAGGGTGTGGGTGGCGAAGCCGTGCGGGAAAAACCATACAAGCCACCAGCGACAGAAAAAGCGCCGGGAAATCCCGGCGCTCTATATTCGAACCTTCGGTATTAGCGGGCGCGTATTAAAGCGTGTCGCGTTTAATCTGCCTCGTATCCTGCGGCTTTGAAGTAGTTTCTGCATTCTGTGACGGAGAAGAGATTGCAGATTTCGCCGAGGGCTTGCGTGATGGCATCGAAGCTGCGGGCAGCCCGCTTTCGCAGCAGCGTCTTGAGTTTTGAGAAGGCCATCTCTATGGGATTGAGGTCGGGACTATAGGGCGGCAGAAACAGCAGCCAGGCTCCCTTTGCCCTGACCAGTTCTTCGGCCCGTTCGCTCTTATGAAAGGCGACATTGTCGAGAATGACGACGTCTCCAGGCGACAGGTTCGGCGCGAGTTGGGTCTCTATCCACGCCTCGAAGATGCGGGCGTTCATCGGCCTGTCAACGATCCAGGGGGCAACCATGCCATGGGATCGCAGCCCGGCGATGAAGGTTTGGGATTTCCACGAACCGAAGGGTGAATGCGTTCGATAGCGCTGCCCTCGCGCAGACCATCCCGACCGCTTCGTCAGCTTTGTGTTCGTCGATGTCTCGTCGATAAAAACCAGCCGGGCCAATCCTTTGTTGAAGAAAGGCTTGCGCCGTGCGGTCCACAGTTCACGCGCCCGCGCGATCTCCGGGCGCAACTGCTCGGCGGCCTGCAGGCTTTTTTTTATGGCTCAACCCAAGCCGATGCAGAAGCCGTCCGACACTGGAGCGATGGACGATGACGCCACGTCCGCAAAGTTCCACGCAAAGCTCGTCCAGCGTCAGTTCGCCATTCTGTGCCAGCCGCTCTCCAACCCACGCGTGCTGTGCCGAAAGCTTACCGCCGCCAAGGTGCCCCTGCCGGCGCGGCGAAAGCGAACCTGTCTCGCGCTTCAGGATCACCAGATCGTTCACGAAACGCGGCGACACCCGAAAATGCCGGGCGGCCTCCCGATGCCCATGGCCTTCTTCCACTAACGCTACGACACGCTCACGCAACGCAATCGGATGTGACTTGCCCATGGCGATCTCCCTTCACATCAAAGGGAATCACGGATGGACTGATTTGAGAACCATGAATCGCAAAAACAGCGACACGCTTTAGGCCGTCGTAATAGTCACCGCTGTCGATCGTCGGAGACGCCGGAATATCGACACGCCGGTCGCGCTTCGGCTGCGGATAGCCGTAACGGGTGACCGAGGGAATGCCCAGTGAATCCGCCGTGACCGCCAGATGGTCGCGGTCGGGAGAGGCGCCCTCATAATATTCGCCTTCCTGGGCAAAGGCACTGCCGCCTGCAAAGGTGGATACCATCAGGGTGGCGAGGATCGTGGAGATGACAGAGTTTTTCATAGTCGTTGTTCCTTGTTTAGCCTGATCGACTTCTGGTGCGACCCAGCCGATCGATGTCTTGAATGAACTGTTTGAATGCTTTGCTTCTGGGCTCTATTGCCGTTCGTCGCCGGCAAGCCGGTTGTCGCGACGGGTCGGGGCCCGGACCTGCGCCACATCACGCGTGGCATCGGCCTTTGCCTCGGTTTTGGCGGCATCCGCCGGGACGGCGAACGAAACCTCGTTTCCCGAAGTCAACCGCTGGCCGTCATAGGCCAGGACGTGTCCGGCAAACGAAGCCATACACGCCGCGGCGACGAGGAAGGCAATCTTCTCTATAGGCACAGTCATTTTTCACTCCATTGTTTGGCGAAACCCGCTTCTGCGGACGTCGTGTTTGGTTTTAAGTCTGCGAGACAGCAGTCGCTGTCATCGATTTTCCGAATGACTGGAGGATCTCCTCTCGGCCCGTTGAACGGTGTTGCCGAAGCTCCCGTGAGCTCTTCATCCTTCGGAAACGAAAGTAGGCATGAGGATCTGCCTCACCGGCTCGAAGCGTTTGTGAGCGTTCCCCTGCCGATCGGTTGAGTGCTGCCGGGGACGGCCAATGCCAGCCAGCCGGACTGTGTTTCTCCACCGTCTTTCGTGATGAGACTTTCTCTCGAACCCGTCATCGCCCCGCCAGCGCGGCGTTAAACTTCCGTAAAAAATTACGGTGGTGAGAAAACAATGGAGAGGGCTCATCAACTAGAATCTCGCGTACCAGCGAGCGAAACAAGGATATCATGATAGGATATCGTAACAGTCGCGAATATTA
This genomic window from Neorhizobium galegae contains:
- a CDS encoding ABC transporter permease, which produces MKELSLGELGRRLLHLIVSLFILLCVTFVIGRVMPTDPVGAIVGELADPKAYEAMRVRLGLDLPLYQQFFVYVWGLLHGDMGTAILTGNAVTKDLSQAFPATLELATLAVLISTLIGVPLGLAAGLFRDSAIDKFARVFALVGHSIPVFWFGIVGLVIFYAGLNLVGGPGRVDVFYEGLIEPTTGLMLVDTLLEGETEIFWNALSHIILPACILAYMAMAYITRMTRAFTLEQLNQDYVIAARAKGVGPVRTVISHVLPNIAVQLITVLAISYGNLLEGAVVTEIVFSWPGIGQYMTNALMIGDMNAILAATIIVGFIFMLLNFVADIAYALLDPRTREAAR
- a CDS encoding ABC transporter permease, whose translation is MSNIVQDEAIIRPPAIGTRIWNSTSRILHKLADEPLGMMGFIILAILVVVAIFAPLIAPYDPAAQTLSDALQPPSFAHLAGTDEFGRDIFSRLVHGTRITIQTVLSVSVIVGPIGLVIGVVAGFFGGRTDAILMRATDIVLSFPSLILALAFAAALGAGLGTAIVAISLTAWPPIARLARAEALVVRNADYVAAARLYGASPLRILFLYIAPMCIPSVIVRLTLNMAGIILTAASLGFLGLGAQPPLPEWGAMISSGRKFMLDYWWVAVMPGVAILLTSLAFNIAGDTLRDLLDPRHARS
- a CDS encoding ABC transporter ATP-binding protein encodes the protein MPDLDETPVLSVRNLNVRFGRNSIPAVSNVSFDVGRERIGIVGESGSGKSTTGRAIMRLLPQRAGVTAERMDFLGSPLLEKTERQMGGLRGKDIALIMQDPRYSLNPVLTIGKQVAEAAKLHLGVGGKDAVARARDMLARVRINDPDRVLSLYPHQISGGMGQRVMIAMMLLARPKLVIADEPTSALDVSVRKDVLMLLDELVRENNSGLILISHDIRMVAAFCERILVMYSGRVVETLSRLEDAAHPYTRGLIAAMPDPKHPVRRLKVLDRKSIEVETNP
- a CDS encoding ABC transporter ATP-binding protein — protein: MIKVENLDVVYGSKDKSNHVVRGVSFAVSRGETLGIVGESGCGKSTVLRSLAGLEGAWTGSISFDGKPVGKVRTRDELKLAQMVFQDPYGSLHPRHRIGTALAEPIRSMGAGDGWTRVAEALQQVGLPAHFASRFPHELSGGQRQRVAIARALILSPPILLLDEPTSALDVSIQAEVLNLLADQREERNLTFILVSHDLSVISHMCDRVLVMQNGVFVDELTRQDLQAGVTHASYSRELFDASFL
- a CDS encoding IS630 family transposase (programmed frameshift) produces the protein MGKSHPIALRERVVALVEEGHGHREAARHFRVSPRFVNDLVILKRETGSLSPRRQGHLGGGKLSAQHAWVGERLAQNGELTLDELCVELCGRGVIVHRSSVGRLLHRLGLSHKKSLQAAEQLRPEIARARELWTARRKPFFNKGLARLVFIDETSTNTKLTKRSGWSARGQRYRTHSPFGSWKSQTFIAGLRSHGMVAPWIVDRPMNARIFEAWIETQLAPNLSPGDVVILDNVAFHKSERAEELVRAKGAWLLFLPPYSPDLNPIEMAFSKLKTLLRKRAARSFDAITQALGEICNLFSVTECRNYFKAAGYEAD